The nucleotide sequence CCACCGGAAACGAGGTGCCACACCATGGCGATCGCGAACCATACCGTGCCGACAATCGCGCCACCAAAGACGGCGAAAATCGCGCCCTTCCAACCGAGAAACGCGCCGATCAATCCCATGAACTTCACGTCGCCGAATCCCATGGCTTCCTTCTTCAGCACCTCTTCGGCGAGGAGTCCGATCCAGAGGATGACGCCGGAACCCACCAGGGCTCCGATGATCGCGCTGAATCCAGCGTGGATACTGCCGATGACGTAATACGGTTCCGTCGAGAAGCCCTGCATGCTGGGCACCGCAAACCCCAGCGCGACACCGACCACCGTGCCCCAAATGGTGATCCCGTCGGGGATGATCATGTGATCGAGATCGATGAACGTGGCGGCCACGAGCAGGCCGATGAGAATCATCCCTCCGACCGCCGACGCGGGCGGGTGGACCAACCAACAGGTCAGAAACAACAAACCGGTGAGCGTTTCCACCCCGGCATAGCGAATCGAGTAGGGGCTCCCGCAGCAGCGGGCTTTGCCGCGGAGCACAAACCAGCTCAAAATGGGGATGTTATCGAACCACTTGATGGGTTGGCCGCAGGAGCAATGGGACCCGGGAAACACGATGGATTTGCCGGCGGGAACGCGGTAGATCACCACGTTGAGGAAGCTTCCCACCATGGCACCAAAAACAAAGGCGGCGGCGGGGAAAAACCATGGCATCAGCTCATCCATCAAGGTGATCGTTGGCAGCATGGTTGGTTGAGGGGGAGAGTGGAGGGGGCGCGGAAAGCGATTCGAGCTGCCGGCAGATCGGGGTAGCGGGACGGGACGACGCGGGAGGAAGATCGCGGGGTCCGGGCCGGGGGCTTAGAAACCAGGTTCGGCGGGAATCACGCCGACGATTTTGATTTCAATGGGTCCGATTTCCGAAGTGAGGCCGAGGTTCTCGCGATAGATTTCGGTGATCTCCTGGGTGAGATATCCTTGGATCGCATCGAGTTTGGCCTCGGGGCGGACTTTGAGGCGAAGTCGCGTGGTGAACTG is from Synoicihabitans lomoniglobus and encodes:
- a CDS encoding prepilin peptidase; the protein is MLPTITLMDELMPWFFPAAAFVFGAMVGSFLNVVIYRVPAGKSIVFPGSHCSCGQPIKWFDNIPILSWFVLRGKARCCGSPYSIRYAGVETLTGLLFLTCWLVHPPASAVGGMILIGLLVAATFIDLDHMIIPDGITIWGTVVGVALGFAVPSMQGFSTEPYYVIGSIHAGFSAIIGALVGSGVILWIGLLAEEVLKKEAMGFGDVKFMGLIGAFLGWKGAIFAVFGGAIVGTVWFAIAMVWHLVSGGKNSAALRAETPEGEETEVGFGAHVPFGPMLAIAAVIYLLAAHRPFDAYLNQLLELW